The Raphanus sativus cultivar WK10039 chromosome 2, ASM80110v3, whole genome shotgun sequence genome includes a region encoding these proteins:
- the LOC108839941 gene encoding uncharacterized RNA-binding protein C1827.05c, producing the protein MGAKAKKALKKNMKKISASAAASSQLAVPQNQKPSADFLPLGGGPARKAPVSKPVESKATVLYIGRLPHGFYETEIEAFFTQFGTVKRVRVARNKKTGKSKHFGFIQFEDPEVAEIAAGAMNDYLLLEHMLQVRVIPPEHVKPNLWKGFKSQYKPVDWVQIERKQHNKERTLEEHRKMLHKVVKRDQKRRKRIEAAGIQYQCPELVGNTQPLPKKIKFSETS; encoded by the exons ATGGGCGCTAAAGCTAAGAAAGCTCTgaagaagaacatgaagaagatCTCAGCTTCGGCTGCTGCTTCCTCTCAGCTTGCTGTTCCCCAGAACCAGAAACCATCTGCTgattttttg CCGCTAGGAGGAGGTCCAGCTCGAAAAGCACCAGTGAGCAAACCTGTTGAGAGCAAAGCCACGGTGCTATACATCGGTCGTCTCCCTCATGGCTTCTACGAGACTGAGATTGAAG CTTTCTTCACGCAGTTTGGAACAGTCAAGAGAGTTAGAGTCGCCCGAAACAAAAAG ACTGGGAAGTCAAAACATTTTGGGTTCATACAGTTTGAGGACCCTGAG GTGGCGGAAATTGCAGCGGGTGCAATGAATGACTATCTGTTGCTCGAGCACATGCTTCAAGTCCGTGTCATTCCACCTGAGCATGTTAAACCCAATCT GTGGAAAGGGTTTAAAAGTCAGTACAAACCAGTGGATTGGGTTCAGATCGAGCGTAAACAACATAACAAG GAAAGGACATTGGAAGAGCATAGGAAAATGTTGCACAAGGTTGTGAAACGGGATcagaaaaggagaaagagaaTTGAAGCTGCTGGAATACAATATCAATGCCCTGAGCTT GTTGGAAATACACAGCCATTACCTAAGAAGATCAAGTTTAGTGAAACTAGCTAG
- the LOC108843049 gene encoding uncharacterized protein LOC108843049 isoform X2, which yields MGMRRTTRVFVAADGARVLRSGRRISHNNVDEPKVKRAKGKGGKKGQDFTANKRRKVSTEAEGDEQCVVDKKFGIVYNRKKRKTLLSNQSSNTSVKPLQFYSRRRRTLCVVPLITLRVVWSCKEPWFSTVFGLVMRYLRRGQQLSLLSLASFFLSQPVKDVFADHGVRFLLAPPLLSSSRGVCMFFGEMNRLPLLSADFSAIPRCFVAMHFTLSLRVASRSFAFVERYLFLLNSPVEEECDSESELVLSPPCSPRNNEGVVAVSKITVANAQCRSSLGFHSSVQKRRRSSLRTRRARSVVHKCNVVTQQNVKVIPIPVVREVCGYGDDDSPSFPMPVAYISVKEDEVSRAMARSSAIYDMDSGDEEWLRKQNVEVFGKEDQPLQQDTFELMIDGFEKRHFQSLADDLLYEKATVVASLLYLGRQEVLEAVHDYWLRKRKKRKAPLLRVFQGHHRAKKTPQPSKTVFRKKRSFKRQGKSKQLYLGPVKTAEEEALEEQNAIRREEEAKAYADTTMEIAIARRRRAQVLGENADLAVYKATMALKIAETKKAAEPNEMARKLFLN from the exons ATGGGAATGAGACGAACCACACGGGTTTTCGTGGCCGCAGACGGAGCCCGTGTCCTCCGCTCGGGTCGCCGGATCTCTCACAATAACGTCGACGAACCTAAGGTGAAGAGAGCTAAAGGCAAAGGAGGGAAAAAAGGACAAGACTTTACTGCCAACAAACGGAGGAAAGTGAGTACTGAAGCTGAGGGAGATGAACAGTGTGTTGTTGATAAGAAGTTTGGGATTGTATATAATAGGAAGAAAAGGAAGACTCTTCTCTCTAACCAATCTAGTAACACATCAGTGAAGCCACTTCAGTTTTATTCCAGGCGAAGAAGAACACTCTGTGTTGTTCCTTTGATTACTCTTAGAGTAGTCTGGTCTTGTAAGGAACCCTGGTTCTCTACTGTTTTCGGTTTGGTAATGAGGTACTTGAGAAGGGGACAACAGCTTAGTCTGCTTTCACTCGCTTCTTTCTTCCTGTCTCAGCCTGTTAAAGACGTGTTTGCAGATCATGGGGTGCGGTTTCTTCTTGCG cCTCCTCTTCTTAGCTCATCAAGGGGTGTCTGCATGTTCTTTGGGGAGATGAATCGTCTTCCTCTTTTGTCAGCTGATTTTTCTGCTATTCCGAGATGTTTCGTGGCTATGCATTTTACTCTATCTCTCAGAGTGGCGTCACGCTCCTTTGCTTTCGTGGAGAGATATCTGTTTCTGCTAAACAGTCCGGTTGAAGAAGAGTGTGATTCTGAGTCTGAATTAGTTTTGTCTCCACCTTGTAGTCCGAGGAACAATGAAGGTGTAGTAGCAGTCTCGAAGATAACTGTAGCGAATGCTCAATGTAGAAGCAGTTTGGGTTTCCATAGTAGTGTtcagaagaggagaagaagctcTCTAAGAACGAGAAGAGCAAGAAGTGTTGTACACAAGTGCAATGTTGTAACGCAACAGAATGTGAAAGTTATTCCTATACCTGTTGTAAGAGAAGTGTGTGGGTATGGGGATGATGATTCTCCCTCGTTCCCTATGCCGGTTGCATATATCTCTGTGAAAGAAGATGAGGTTTCAAGGGCCATGGCTCGAAGCAGTGCGATCTATGACATGGATTCTGGAGATGAAGAGTGGCTGAGGAAGCAGAACGTGGAAGTGTTTGGTAAAGAAGATCAACCTCTTCAGCAAGATACTTTTGAGTTGATGATTGATGGGTTTGAAAAGCGGCATTTCCAGAGCCTTGCCGATGATCTCTTGTATGAGAAAGCGACCGTTGTTGCTAGTCTTTTGTATCTGGGTAGGCAAGAGGTGCTCGAAGCAGTGCATGATTACTGGTTGAGGAAAAGGAAGAAGCGAAAAGCACCACTCCTTAGAGTTTTCCAG GGTCATCATCGAGCGAAGAAAACTCCCCAACCTTCCAAAACTGTGTTTCGCAAGAAAAGATCCTTCAAAAGGCAGGGGAAATCCAAACAGCTATATCTCG GGCCTGTAAAAACGGCTGAAGAAGAAGCTTTAGAGGAACAAAACGCTATTCGTCGAGAGGAAGAAGCCAAGGCCTATGCTGATACAACCATGGAGATAGCCATtgctagaagaagaagagcgcAAGTTCTTGGAGAGAATGCAGATTTGGCTGTTTACAAAGCCACGATGGCTCTTAAGATTGCAGAAACCAAGAAAGCAGCTGAACCGAACGAGATGGCCAGAAAACTATTCTTGAACTGA
- the LOC108843049 gene encoding uncharacterized protein LOC108843049 isoform X1, translating into MGMRRTTRVFVAADGARVLRSGRRISHNNVDEPKVKRAKGKGGKKGQDFTANKRRKVSTEAEGDEQCVVDKKFGIVYNRKKRKTLLSNQSSNTSVKPLQFYSRRRRTLCVVPLITLRVVWSCKEPWFSTVFGLVMRYLRRGQQLSLLSLASFFLSQPVKDVFADHGVRFLLAEPPLLSSSRGVCMFFGEMNRLPLLSADFSAIPRCFVAMHFTLSLRVASRSFAFVERYLFLLNSPVEEECDSESELVLSPPCSPRNNEGVVAVSKITVANAQCRSSLGFHSSVQKRRRSSLRTRRARSVVHKCNVVTQQNVKVIPIPVVREVCGYGDDDSPSFPMPVAYISVKEDEVSRAMARSSAIYDMDSGDEEWLRKQNVEVFGKEDQPLQQDTFELMIDGFEKRHFQSLADDLLYEKATVVASLLYLGRQEVLEAVHDYWLRKRKKRKAPLLRVFQGHHRAKKTPQPSKTVFRKKRSFKRQGKSKQLYLGPVKTAEEEALEEQNAIRREEEAKAYADTTMEIAIARRRRAQVLGENADLAVYKATMALKIAETKKAAEPNEMARKLFLN; encoded by the exons ATGGGAATGAGACGAACCACACGGGTTTTCGTGGCCGCAGACGGAGCCCGTGTCCTCCGCTCGGGTCGCCGGATCTCTCACAATAACGTCGACGAACCTAAGGTGAAGAGAGCTAAAGGCAAAGGAGGGAAAAAAGGACAAGACTTTACTGCCAACAAACGGAGGAAAGTGAGTACTGAAGCTGAGGGAGATGAACAGTGTGTTGTTGATAAGAAGTTTGGGATTGTATATAATAGGAAGAAAAGGAAGACTCTTCTCTCTAACCAATCTAGTAACACATCAGTGAAGCCACTTCAGTTTTATTCCAGGCGAAGAAGAACACTCTGTGTTGTTCCTTTGATTACTCTTAGAGTAGTCTGGTCTTGTAAGGAACCCTGGTTCTCTACTGTTTTCGGTTTGGTAATGAGGTACTTGAGAAGGGGACAACAGCTTAGTCTGCTTTCACTCGCTTCTTTCTTCCTGTCTCAGCCTGTTAAAGACGTGTTTGCAGATCATGGGGTGCGGTTTCTTCTTGCG gagcCTCCTCTTCTTAGCTCATCAAGGGGTGTCTGCATGTTCTTTGGGGAGATGAATCGTCTTCCTCTTTTGTCAGCTGATTTTTCTGCTATTCCGAGATGTTTCGTGGCTATGCATTTTACTCTATCTCTCAGAGTGGCGTCACGCTCCTTTGCTTTCGTGGAGAGATATCTGTTTCTGCTAAACAGTCCGGTTGAAGAAGAGTGTGATTCTGAGTCTGAATTAGTTTTGTCTCCACCTTGTAGTCCGAGGAACAATGAAGGTGTAGTAGCAGTCTCGAAGATAACTGTAGCGAATGCTCAATGTAGAAGCAGTTTGGGTTTCCATAGTAGTGTtcagaagaggagaagaagctcTCTAAGAACGAGAAGAGCAAGAAGTGTTGTACACAAGTGCAATGTTGTAACGCAACAGAATGTGAAAGTTATTCCTATACCTGTTGTAAGAGAAGTGTGTGGGTATGGGGATGATGATTCTCCCTCGTTCCCTATGCCGGTTGCATATATCTCTGTGAAAGAAGATGAGGTTTCAAGGGCCATGGCTCGAAGCAGTGCGATCTATGACATGGATTCTGGAGATGAAGAGTGGCTGAGGAAGCAGAACGTGGAAGTGTTTGGTAAAGAAGATCAACCTCTTCAGCAAGATACTTTTGAGTTGATGATTGATGGGTTTGAAAAGCGGCATTTCCAGAGCCTTGCCGATGATCTCTTGTATGAGAAAGCGACCGTTGTTGCTAGTCTTTTGTATCTGGGTAGGCAAGAGGTGCTCGAAGCAGTGCATGATTACTGGTTGAGGAAAAGGAAGAAGCGAAAAGCACCACTCCTTAGAGTTTTCCAG GGTCATCATCGAGCGAAGAAAACTCCCCAACCTTCCAAAACTGTGTTTCGCAAGAAAAGATCCTTCAAAAGGCAGGGGAAATCCAAACAGCTATATCTCG GGCCTGTAAAAACGGCTGAAGAAGAAGCTTTAGAGGAACAAAACGCTATTCGTCGAGAGGAAGAAGCCAAGGCCTATGCTGATACAACCATGGAGATAGCCATtgctagaagaagaagagcgcAAGTTCTTGGAGAGAATGCAGATTTGGCTGTTTACAAAGCCACGATGGCTCTTAAGATTGCAGAAACCAAGAAAGCAGCTGAACCGAACGAGATGGCCAGAAAACTATTCTTGAACTGA
- the LOC108843050 gene encoding copper transport protein ATX1, giving the protein MSQTVVLKVAMPCEGCVGAVKRVLGKMQGVESFDVDLKEQKVTVKGNVEPEAVLQTVSKTGKKTSFWGADEAETAKA; this is encoded by the exons atgTCTCAG ACTGTGGTTCTAAAGGTGGCTATGCCGTGTGAGGGATGCGTGGGAGCTGTGAAAAGAGTCCTAGGCAAAATGCAAG GTGTGGAGTCATTTGATGTGGATCTGAAAGAGCAGAAGGTAACAGTGAAAGGCAACGTGGAGCCAGAAGCTGTTCTGCAGACAGTCTCAAAGACAGGAAAGAAAACCAGTTTCTGGGGAGCCGACGAGGCTGAAACTGCCAAGGCCTAA
- the LOC108829863 gene encoding ACT domain-containing protein ACR12, which produces MALLNAIFSVTHFTSSSVISCQSRFPAQISPPDLSPVCFSDRRHKFVQGVTPLSTRSTRNRVYASINKTDATTPSYLKLEDDDEEEDLVPKPMVLIDQDADPEATIVQLSFGDRLGALIDTMKALKDLGLDVIKGTVTTEGSVKQTRFSITKQDTGRKVEDPDSLEQIRLTIINNLLKYHPECSEQLAMGETFGIKAPEKKIDVDIGTHIHVKEDGPKRSLLCIETADRPGLVVEMIEMMADINIEVESAEIDTEGLVAKDKFHVSYQGQALNSSLSEVLVNCLRYFLRRPETDIDSY; this is translated from the exons ATGGCACTCTTGAATGCTATCTTCTCTGTTACTCATTTTACTTCTTCTTCCGTCATCAGCTGTCAGTCTCGTTTTCCCGCTCAAATTTCACCTCCAGATCTATCGCCTGTTTGCTTCAGTGATCGTCGTCACAAGTTCGTCCAAGGTGTAACGCCTCTATCAACGAGGAG CACAAGAAACCGCGTATATGCTTCAATTAACAAAACTGATGCCACTACTCCATCTTATCTG AAAttggaagatgatgatgaggaggaggacTTGGTTCCAAAGCCAATGGTTTTGATAGACCAGGATGCTGACCCTGAAGCTACTATTGTTCAACTCAGTTTTGGTGATCGTCTCGGGGCTCTCATCGACACA ATGAAGGCACTGAAAGATTTGGGATTGGATGTAATAAAAGGAACTGTCACAACTGAAGGATCCGTTAAGCAGACTAGATTTTCTATTACAAAACA AGACACTGGTCGGAAAGTGGAAGATCCTGACTCGTTGGAGCAAATTCGGTTAACAATCATCAACAATCTCTTAAAATACCATCCG GAATGCAGTGAGCAACTTGCAATGGGTGAGACTTTTGGAATAAAGGCTCCTGAAAAGAAG ATTGATGTCGACATCGGGACTCACATACATGTGAAAGAAGATGGACCAAAGAGGAG CCTGCTATGCATAGAGACAGCAGACAGGCCAGGTCTGGTCGTGGAGATGATAGAAATGATGGCAGATATCAACATAGAAGTGGAATCCGCAGAGATAGACACTGAA GGTCTGGTTGCGAAAGACAAATTTCACGTAAGCTACCAAGGGCAAGCGCTAAACAGTTCCTTGTCAGAG GTGTTGGTGAACTGTCTGCGTTACTTCCTGAGAAGGCCTGAAACTGACATCGACAGCTATTGA
- the LOC108840441 gene encoding transcription factor DIVARICATA produces MASSPWTRSEDKMFEEALVFFPEGSPNRWERIGYQLQKPAGEVREHYEALVHDVFQIDSGQVNVPDYIDDSAAAAGWDSAGQISFGTKHGERERKRGTPWSEDEHKLFLIGLKRYGKGDWRSISRNVVVTRTPTQVASHAQKYFLRQNSVKKERKRSSIHDITTVDTNLAMPGSNVEWTGQQESPVQTQQQIVSEFSQQLTPGGHFEDFGFGI; encoded by the exons atggCGTCGAGTCCGTGGACAAGGTCCGAAGATAAGATGTTTGAGGAAGCTTTGGTGTTTTTCCCTGAAGGATCTCCCAATCGGTGGGAGAGAATCGGCTATCAGCTCCAGAAACCGGCTGGTGAAGTTAGGGAGCATTACGAGGCTTTGGTGCATGATGTCTTCCAGATCGATTCCGGCCAAGTTAATGTCCCTGATTACATAGATGACTCGGCCGCGGCGGCGGGGTGGGACTCGGCAGGTCAGATCTCGTTTGGGACCAAACACGGCGAGAGAGAGCGAAAAAGAGGAACTCCTTGGTCGGAAGATGAACACAA ATTGTTTTTGATCGGATTAAAGAGGTATGGTAAAGGGGATTGGAGGAGCATATCGAGGAACGTGGTGGTCACTAGGACGCCGACGCAAGTAGCAAGTCATGCTCAGAAATATTTCCTTAGACAGAACTCGGTAAAGAAGGAGAGGAAAAGGTCGAGCATACACGACATAACTACGGTAGATACTAATCTAGCCATGCCTGGTTCCAACGTGGAGTGGACTGGCCAGCAGGAGAGCCCTGTTCAGACTCAGCAACAGATCGTGTCAGAGTTTAGTCAGCAGTTGACTCCTGGTGGTCATTTTGAGGATTTCGGTTTTGGGATTTGA
- the LOC108832952 gene encoding cationic amino acid transporter 6, chloroplastic, whose amino-acid sequence MEVTSSSNGGHSSFSSFRVYLTSLSATPSRLSRRAISVSTSSDEMSRLRALSGEHMRRTLRWYDLIGLGIGGMVGAGVFVTTGRASRLYAGPSIVVSYAVAGLCALLSAFCYTEFAVHLPVAGGAFSYIRVTFGEFPAFFTGANLIMDYVMSNAAVSRSFTAYLGPAFGVSTSKWRFVVTALPDGFNEIDPVAVLVVLAVTVVISCSTRESSKVNMIMTAFHIAFIVFVIVMGFLKGDSKNLIFPAKKEHPSGFFPFGAAGVFNGAAMVYLSYIGYDAVSTLAEEVENPVKDIPVGVSGSVAIVTVLYCLMAVSMSMLLPYDLIDPEAPFSAAFRGSDGWEWVTKVVGIGASFGILTSLLVAMLGQARYMCVIGRSRVVPVWFAKIHPNTSTPVNASTFLGIFTAALALFTDLNVLLNLVSIGTLFVFYMVANALIFRRYVPVGPTKPWPTLSFLTLFSITSLVFTLIWKLASQGSLKAFMLGASAVVAIAIVLIFQCVVPQANKPELWGVPFMPWTPCVSIFLNIFLLGSLDAPSYVRFGFFSGLIVLVYLFYGVHATSDAEANGSFVVKDGQVLKELTEV is encoded by the exons ATGGAGGTGACCAGCAGCAGCAATGGCGGCCACTCTTCTTTCTCCAGCTTCCGCGTCTACCTCACCTCTCTCTCCGCCACGCCTTCCCGCTTATCCCGCCGCGCTATCTCCGTCTCCACCTCCTCCGACGAGATGAGCCGCCTCCGTGCCCTCTCCGGCGAGCATATGCGCCGTACTCTCCGGTGGTACGACCTCATCGGCCTCGGTATCGGCGGAATGGTCGGCGCCGGAGTTTTCGTCACCACCGGCCGCGCTAGCCGTCTCTACGCCGGTCCCTCGATCGTCGTCTCCTACGCCGTCGCCGGCCTCTGCGCCCTCCTCTCCGCCTTCTGCTATACAGAGTTCGCCGTACACCTCCCCGTCGCCGGAGGCGCCTTCAGCTACATCCGCGTAACGTTCGGCGAGTTTCCCGCGTTTTTCACCGGGGCGAATCTCATAATGGACTACGTAATGTCAAACGCCGCCGTTTCGAGGAGCTTCACCGCCTACTTAGGACCAGCTTTCGGCGTCTCGACTTCCAAGTGGAGGTTCGTCGTCACCGCCTTACCAGACGGCTTCAACGAGATCGATCCCGTCGCTGTTCTCGTGGTCCTCGCCGTCACCGTCGTCATCAGCTGCAGCACTAGAGAGAGCTCGAAGGTGAACATGATCATGACTGCGTTTCACATCGCATTCATAGTCTTCGTGATCGTTATGGGATTCTTGAAAGGAGACTCGAAGAATCTAATTTTTCCGGCGAAAAAAGAGCATCCGTCGGGGTTTTTCCCGTTCGGCGCGGCGGGAGTTTTCAACGGAGCCGCAATGGTGTACTTGAGCTATATAGGATACGACGCCGTTTCGACCTTGGCGGAAGAAGTAGAAAATCCGGTTAAAGACATACCGGTCGGTGTTTCCGGTTCGGTCGCCATCGTCACGGTTCTTTACTGCCTCATGGCCGTCTCCATGTCAATGCTCCTCCCATACGATCTG ATAGATCCGGAGGCGCCGTTTTCCGCAGCGTTCAGAGGATCTGACGGCTGGGAATGGGTGACGAAAGTGGTGGGGATAGGAGCTAGCTTTGGGATATTGACATCACTTTTGGTGGCTATGTTAGGTCAAGCTCGGTACATGTGTGTCATCGGAAGGTCCAGAGTGGTCCCCGTTTGGTTCGCTAAGATTCATCCCAACACATCTACGCCAGTCAACGCCTCCACTTTTCTAG GCATTTTCACGGCGGCTCTTGCCCTCTTCACTGACCTTAACGTCCTCCTAAATCTCGTATCCATCGGAACCCTATTCGTCTTCTACATGGTCGCCAACGCTCTCATTTTCAGGCGTTACGTCCCTGTAGGACCCACTAAGCCATGGCCCACACTCTCTTTTCTCACACTATTCTCTATAACCTCCCTTGTATTCACCCTTATCTGGAAACTTGCGTCACAAGGCAGTCTTAAGGCTTTCATGCTAGGTGCCAGTGCGGTGGTAGCTATAGCCATCGTGCTGATTTTCCAGTGCGTGGTCCCTCAGGCTAATAAACCAGAGTTATGGGGCGTCCCGTTCATGCCGTGGACCCCGTGCGTTTCGATTTTCTTGAACATATTCTTGCTTGGTTCGTTGGACGCACCGTCGTACGTCCGGTTCGGGTTCTTCTCTGGTTTGATCGTTCTTGTATATCTGTTTTATGGTGTTCATGCTACCTCCGACGCAGAAGCGAATGGGTCTTTTGTTGTGAAAGATGGTCAAGTCTTGAAAGAACTAACAGAGGTGTGA